From Geomonas agri, one genomic window encodes:
- a CDS encoding alpha-1,2-fucosyltransferase: MLQLPRDDGACRKRWHIRKDAMIVVRLAGGLGNQMFQYAAGRRLAQHHKVELKLDLSELENCPAGCTPRTFQLNTLNISAGIASPEEIASTFCLQETLWGLAWSKLRQVVGFPRATMVTERHFHFDPRVLSAPRQSYLVGYWQSEKYFDEVSDALRREFTCREPLSGENRRVAEAIGACNSVSVHVRRGDYVTNPASSETHGVCGMDYYHPCVEELCRTVPEPHLFLFSDEPEWVEAHFATGLPTTVVGHNGPELAHEDLRLMSLCRHNIIANSSFSWWGAWLNQNHGKIVFAPKKWLRDERHDTSDVVPAAWRKR, translated from the coding sequence TTGCTTCAGCTGCCGCGTGACGACGGGGCATGCCGCAAGCGTTGGCACATCAGGAAGGACGCCATGATCGTCGTGCGACTGGCTGGCGGGCTGGGGAACCAGATGTTCCAGTACGCTGCGGGGCGCCGCCTGGCGCAGCACCACAAGGTCGAGTTGAAGCTCGACCTCTCGGAGCTGGAAAACTGTCCTGCCGGCTGCACTCCCAGGACCTTCCAGCTCAACACCTTGAACATCTCGGCCGGCATCGCCTCGCCGGAAGAGATCGCCTCCACGTTTTGCCTGCAAGAAACCTTGTGGGGGCTGGCCTGGTCCAAGTTGCGCCAGGTGGTCGGGTTCCCCCGTGCCACCATGGTGACGGAACGGCATTTTCACTTTGACCCTCGGGTCCTGTCCGCCCCCCGACAGAGTTACCTCGTGGGGTACTGGCAGTCGGAGAAGTACTTCGACGAGGTCTCCGATGCGCTGCGCCGTGAGTTCACCTGCCGGGAGCCCCTTAGTGGCGAGAACCGGCGCGTGGCCGAGGCGATCGGCGCCTGCAACTCCGTTTCGGTCCACGTGCGTCGCGGCGACTACGTCACCAATCCGGCCAGCAGCGAGACCCACGGCGTCTGCGGGATGGACTACTACCACCCCTGCGTCGAGGAGCTTTGCCGCACGGTGCCTGAACCACACCTGTTCCTTTTCTCGGACGAGCCGGAATGGGTGGAGGCGCATTTCGCCACCGGGTTGCCAACGACCGTCGTCGGCCATAACGGCCCAGAACTGGCCCATGAAGATCTGCGCCTGATGAGCCTTTGCCGGCACAACATCATCGCCAACAGCTCCTTCAGCTGGTGGGGGGCGTGGCTGAACCAGAACCACGGAAAGATCGTGTTCGCACCGAAAAAGTGGCTGCGCGACGAGAGACATGACACCTCGGACGTGGTGCCCGCGGCGTGGCGCAAGCGTTAG
- a CDS encoding DUF268 domain-containing protein: MQLELKKRACFIRDFCRYRILERVNGGRFPVLWQDRYPCLHDNTGTTGFDRHYVYHLAWAARVLAQIRPEEHYDISSSLYFATMVSAFIKVSFFDYRPAELQLSGLTSNRADLLSLPFADASVRSLSCMHVVEHVGLGRYGDRLDPEGDLKAAAELKRVLAPGGDLLFVVPIGKPRIAFNAHRIYSYDQVVSYFGELNLQQFALIPDDAQGGGIVTDAARELADAQNYGCGCFWFRKEGA, from the coding sequence ATGCAGCTTGAGTTGAAAAAGCGCGCATGCTTTATCCGCGATTTTTGCCGCTACCGAATTCTGGAGCGCGTCAATGGTGGGCGGTTCCCCGTGCTTTGGCAGGACCGATACCCCTGCCTCCACGACAATACCGGCACCACCGGCTTCGATCGCCACTACGTCTACCATCTCGCCTGGGCCGCCAGGGTACTAGCGCAAATCCGGCCGGAAGAGCATTACGACATCTCCTCGTCGCTCTACTTCGCCACCATGGTCTCCGCCTTCATCAAGGTGAGTTTCTTCGATTACCGCCCGGCCGAGCTGCAATTGTCGGGACTAACATCGAATCGCGCCGACCTGTTGAGCCTTCCCTTCGCCGACGCCAGTGTCCGGTCGCTCTCCTGCATGCACGTCGTCGAGCATGTAGGGCTTGGGCGCTACGGCGACCGGCTCGACCCGGAAGGGGACCTGAAGGCGGCGGCCGAACTGAAGAGGGTGCTGGCACCGGGAGGGGACCTTCTTTTCGTGGTCCCGATCGGGAAGCCCCGCATCGCTTTCAACGCACACCGGATCTATTCCTACGACCAGGTCGTCAGCTACTTCGGGGAACTGAACCTGCAGCAATTCGCACTCATCCCCGATGATGCCCAAGGCGGTGGCATCGTGACCGACGCCGCCAGGGAACTGGCCGACGCCCAGAACTACGGTTGCGGCTGCTTCTGGTTCCGAAAGGAGGGAGCGTGA